One part of the Polycyclovorans algicola TG408 genome encodes these proteins:
- a CDS encoding DUF934 domain-containing protein codes for MSNLYRMTDGASAEEPAQWFDGAELPATLPARSGVRWPNDADVQALVPHLAQIDCIALQFPAFADGRAYSQARLLRRLGFTGRLRASGKAVVLDQALELRAAGFDEAELREDQSADRWQEWLTTQPVEGVFSAKRGGFLRR; via the coding sequence ATGAGCAACCTGTACCGAATGACCGACGGCGCGTCGGCAGAAGAGCCCGCGCAATGGTTCGACGGCGCCGAGTTGCCCGCCACCCTGCCCGCCCGCAGCGGCGTGCGCTGGCCCAACGACGCCGACGTACAAGCGCTGGTCCCACATCTCGCCCAGATTGACTGCATCGCACTGCAATTTCCGGCTTTTGCCGATGGCCGCGCCTACTCGCAAGCACGGCTGTTGCGGCGACTGGGCTTCACGGGTCGCCTGCGCGCCAGCGGCAAAGCCGTCGTGCTGGACCAGGCCCTGGAGCTACGGGCGGCAGGCTTTGATGAAGCCGAACTGCGTGAAGACCAATCGGCCGACCGCTGGCAGGAATGGCTGACGACTCAGCCGGTGGAGGGTGTGTTCAGCGCCAAGCGTGGTGGCTTTCTGCGCCGCTGA
- the dxs gene encoding 1-deoxy-D-xylulose-5-phosphate synthase produces the protein MSETPGYTLLGHVETPQDLRKLPADALPQLAVELRRHLIETLGRVGGHFAANLGTVELTIALHRSFNTPYDRLVWDVGHQAYPHKMLTGRRARLDTIRRLHGLAPFCHREESEYDAFGVGHSSTSISAALGMAAAARIKHEDRRAVAVIGDGGMTAGMAYEALNHAGHTGTDLIVVYNDNDMSISENVGGMRNHTARLVQRLGLVSPHLQRLPQDAEVNEVRLDEPGALFRTLGVAYHGPIDGHDVVALTAAFDQLKQLKGPQLLHVLTVKGKGFDPAEVDPIKYHGVSQFDPVTGQFPAKKAAGSPSYTEVFGDWLCDEAARNPKLTAITPAMREGSGLVRYAQQFPERYFDVGIAEQHAVTLAAGLACEGMTPVCAIYSTFLQRGYDQLIHDVAIQNLPVVFAIDRGGLVGADGATHHGSFDLSYLRCIPNMVVMAPSDENECARMLSTGVAHDGPSAVRYPRGAGPGVLVESPPRPMQLGKGRIVREALGRRQPRVALLAFGCMVAPALEAAELLDAVVADMRFVKPLDIELILDLAQENDLLVTLEDNVRCGGAGSAVNEVLVAHHQQVAVLNLGLPDQFIEHGGREELLASCGLDASGVLRSIQKRLRAKDMDQGALRKIG, from the coding sequence ATGAGCGAAACGCCGGGCTACACCTTGCTGGGCCACGTCGAGACCCCGCAGGATCTCCGCAAACTCCCCGCCGATGCCTTGCCGCAGCTGGCGGTTGAGCTGCGACGCCACCTGATCGAAACGCTCGGGCGCGTCGGTGGCCACTTCGCCGCCAATCTGGGCACGGTGGAGCTGACCATTGCCCTGCATCGCAGCTTCAACACCCCGTACGACCGGCTGGTGTGGGACGTGGGGCATCAGGCGTATCCCCACAAGATGCTCACCGGCCGTCGTGCACGGCTCGACACCATTCGTCGCCTGCACGGGCTGGCGCCGTTTTGCCACCGCGAAGAAAGTGAGTACGACGCGTTTGGCGTCGGCCATTCCTCCACCAGCATCTCGGCCGCGCTGGGCATGGCCGCAGCCGCGCGCATCAAGCACGAGGACCGCCGCGCGGTTGCGGTGATTGGCGACGGCGGCATGACCGCCGGCATGGCCTACGAGGCGCTGAACCACGCCGGCCACACCGGCACCGACCTGATCGTGGTCTACAACGACAACGACATGTCGATCTCGGAAAACGTGGGCGGCATGCGCAATCACACCGCGCGGCTGGTGCAGCGGCTGGGGCTGGTCAGCCCACATTTGCAGCGCCTGCCACAGGACGCCGAGGTCAATGAGGTGCGCCTTGATGAGCCTGGCGCGCTGTTCCGCACCCTGGGGGTGGCTTACCACGGGCCGATTGATGGTCACGACGTGGTCGCGCTGACCGCCGCCTTCGATCAGCTCAAGCAGCTCAAGGGCCCGCAGCTGTTGCACGTGCTCACGGTCAAGGGCAAGGGTTTCGACCCTGCCGAGGTGGATCCGATCAAGTACCACGGGGTGTCGCAGTTCGACCCCGTCACCGGCCAGTTCCCGGCGAAAAAGGCGGCGGGCAGCCCGAGCTACACCGAGGTCTTTGGCGACTGGCTGTGCGACGAGGCGGCGCGTAATCCGAAGCTGACTGCGATCACGCCTGCCATGCGCGAAGGCTCGGGCCTGGTCCGCTATGCGCAACAGTTCCCGGAGCGCTATTTCGACGTCGGTATCGCCGAGCAGCACGCGGTGACCCTGGCTGCCGGCTTGGCTTGCGAGGGCATGACGCCGGTTTGTGCGATTTATTCAACCTTTCTGCAGCGCGGTTACGACCAGCTGATTCACGATGTCGCCATCCAGAACCTGCCGGTGGTGTTCGCCATCGACCGCGGCGGTCTGGTGGGCGCCGACGGCGCCACCCACCACGGCAGCTTTGACCTGTCGTACCTGCGCTGCATCCCCAACATGGTGGTGATGGCACCCAGCGACGAAAACGAGTGCGCGCGCATGCTCAGCACCGGCGTCGCCCACGACGGCCCCAGCGCGGTGCGCTATCCGCGCGGCGCCGGGCCTGGCGTGTTGGTCGAGAGTCCGCCGCGCCCGATGCAACTCGGCAAGGGCCGCATCGTCCGTGAAGCCCTCGGTCGCCGCCAGCCGCGCGTCGCCTTGCTGGCCTTCGGCTGCATGGTGGCCCCGGCACTGGAGGCCGCAGAGCTGCTCGACGCGGTAGTGGCCGACATGCGCTTCGTCAAGCCGCTGGACATCGAGCTGATCCTTGACCTGGCTCAAGAAAACGACCTGCTGGTCACCCTCGAAGACAACGTCCGCTGCGGCGGCGCCGGCTCGGCCGTCAATGAGGTGCTGGTGGCCCATCACCAACAGGTGGCGGTGCTCAACCTCGGGTTGCCGGACCAGTTCATCGAACACGGCGGCCGCGAAGAACTGCTGGCTTCCTGCGGACTTGATGCCAGCGGCGTACTGCGCAGCATCCAGAAGCGCCTGCGCGCCAAGGACATGGACCAGGGCGCGCTACGTAAGATTGGGTAG
- the xseB gene encoding exodeoxyribonuclease VII small subunit, protein MTKAKDAAPDDPVSQFETDMKTLEALVQQLEQSDLPLDQSIALFEQGMALSQRCRGALDTATQRVETLTRPSDDE, encoded by the coding sequence ATGACCAAAGCCAAAGATGCCGCACCGGATGATCCGGTCAGCCAGTTCGAAACCGACATGAAGACGCTCGAAGCGCTGGTCCAGCAGTTGGAGCAGTCCGACCTGCCGCTGGACCAGTCCATTGCCCTGTTCGAGCAGGGCATGGCGCTCAGCCAGCGCTGTCGTGGCGCACTCGATACCGCCACCCAGCGGGTCGAAACCCTGACGCGGCCCAGCGACGACGAATGA
- a CDS encoding AAA family ATPase has protein sequence MPFSLSIPSSKPTEALALTVNVGELLFILGANGTGKSSLMQAFASASNDKIRRITAHRQTWFQSGSPEFTGKQRAAYEQHVLHHDRQTTSRWMDDYSGQRAQMAIYDLVNSENVRAREITRAVDAKQEEEISKLSAKDGAFKTLNRLLRLANLDIVVSVKENDEIMATRNGSKSYSIAKLSDGERNAILIAANVLTVPGETLLLIDEPERHLHRSIVSPLLSLLLKERPDCAFIVSTHEPLLPVDNPGSKVLLMRACAYDGDRVTSYDFDYLDNVNEIDDDLKRTILGERRKIVFVEGVEHSLDKPLYSLLFPNASVVAKASCREVENAVFGITSTAELHWVKPFGLVDNDSSEPERISKLQAKGGRIQT, from the coding sequence ATGCCATTCTCACTATCGATCCCTAGCAGCAAACCAACGGAGGCTTTAGCGCTGACGGTGAACGTCGGGGAATTGCTTTTCATCCTTGGCGCAAACGGCACCGGAAAATCGAGTCTTATGCAGGCCTTCGCATCGGCTAGCAACGACAAGATCCGACGAATCACGGCTCACCGACAGACTTGGTTTCAATCCGGATCACCCGAGTTCACTGGAAAACAGCGTGCGGCTTATGAGCAGCATGTACTCCATCATGATCGGCAGACGACCTCGCGCTGGATGGATGACTACTCGGGGCAGCGCGCTCAGATGGCGATCTATGACTTAGTTAACTCTGAAAACGTGCGTGCTCGCGAGATAACGCGGGCCGTCGACGCAAAACAGGAAGAAGAAATCAGCAAGCTGTCTGCAAAAGACGGTGCGTTTAAGACCTTGAACCGCTTGCTGCGGCTTGCCAATCTCGACATTGTCGTATCCGTCAAAGAAAACGACGAAATCATGGCAACCCGGAACGGCTCCAAGTCCTACAGCATCGCTAAACTTTCTGACGGAGAGCGCAACGCGATCCTTATTGCCGCCAACGTACTAACCGTGCCGGGCGAAACGCTTCTCCTCATTGATGAGCCTGAGCGGCATCTGCATCGTTCGATCGTGTCGCCGCTTCTGTCGCTTCTGCTCAAGGAAAGGCCCGACTGTGCTTTCATCGTATCCACACATGAACCGTTGCTCCCAGTTGACAATCCCGGTTCGAAAGTCCTCTTAATGCGCGCCTGCGCTTATGACGGAGATCGGGTCACGTCTTATGATTTTGATTATTTGGATAATGTCAACGAGATTGATGACGATCTAAAACGAACCATTCTGGGCGAACGTCGAAAGATCGTGTTTGTCGAGGGCGTTGAGCACAGTCTCGATAAACCGCTATACAGTCTTTTGTTTCCGAATGCGTCGGTAGTAGCCAAGGCCAGTTGCCGTGAGGTTGAGAATGCGGTTTTTGGCATCACAAGCACGGCTGAACTTCACTGGGTAAAGCCGTTCGGATTGGTAGACAACGACTCGTCCGAGCCGGAGCGAATCTCAAAGTTGCAAGCCAAGGGGGGGCGGATTCAAACCTGA
- a CDS encoding polyprenyl synthetase family protein, which yields MTAEPQAWVTRVERALRQALARSTPDDEASRRFVEALGYASAGGKRLRALMVYASGGAVGATAERLDAVAAAVEFTHAYSLVHDDLPAMDNDDLRRGQPTVHKAFGEATAILVGDTLNTLAFEVLAADEALDADTRIRLVACLAAAAGARGMVGGQVLDLAAQTGGDTPLTLEALTTLHHRKTGALIQTCFDMAGIAAAASPTEQNALSACGAALGLAYQIQDDVLDVDANTAELGKTAGKDARDGKQTFVSLLGLAAARDRANIAFDRAQDAAQRLRQPAALLDLMDTIRQRRH from the coding sequence ATGACCGCCGAGCCGCAGGCCTGGGTCACGCGCGTCGAGCGGGCACTGCGTCAGGCACTGGCGCGCAGTACCCCAGACGACGAGGCCAGCCGGCGCTTTGTCGAAGCCTTGGGCTATGCCAGCGCCGGCGGCAAGCGGCTGCGGGCCCTGATGGTCTACGCCAGCGGCGGCGCCGTGGGCGCAACAGCGGAACGGCTGGATGCCGTGGCAGCGGCCGTCGAATTCACACATGCCTACTCGCTGGTCCACGACGACCTGCCGGCAATGGACAACGATGACCTGCGGCGCGGCCAGCCGACGGTGCACAAGGCCTTTGGCGAGGCCACCGCCATTCTCGTCGGCGACACGCTCAACACGCTGGCCTTCGAGGTGCTGGCGGCCGATGAGGCGCTGGATGCCGACACCCGCATCCGCCTGGTGGCCTGCCTGGCCGCCGCCGCCGGCGCACGCGGCATGGTCGGCGGCCAGGTGCTGGATCTTGCCGCACAGACTGGTGGCGACACGCCCTTGACCTTGGAGGCCCTGACCACCCTGCATCACCGCAAGACCGGCGCGCTCATTCAAACCTGCTTCGACATGGCCGGCATCGCCGCCGCCGCATCACCCACCGAGCAGAATGCGCTCAGCGCCTGTGGCGCCGCGCTGGGGCTGGCGTATCAGATTCAGGATGACGTACTGGACGTGGACGCCAACACCGCCGAACTGGGCAAGACCGCCGGCAAGGATGCGCGCGACGGCAAGCAAACCTTTGTCAGCCTTCTGGGCCTGGCTGCCGCCCGAGACCGCGCCAACATCGCCTTTGATCGCGCCCAGGATGCCGCGCAGAGACTGCGGCAACCCGCAGCGTTGCTAGACTTGATGGACACCATCCGGCAGCGCCGCCACTGA
- a CDS encoding IS30 family transposase: MQSISPKRYQQLQPEERVTLASLVHQKFSVRAMSRVLSRSPSTISRELSRNRSPAGYGSAAARAFVQRRRRLNRPPHKLHCEGLLFGIVRHFLDLRWSPEQIALTLAAVYPKGHEHRVSHETIYNCIYAQPVGELKRELIATLRHAHNKRVPRSKGQDRRGQIPDMLSIHLRPPEIEDRQFPGHWEGDLIKGAANASAVGTLVERTSRLVMLVKLPDFKPASAANVMQAFTDKLLSIAAPMRQSMTYDQGREMAMHKELSKRTGIAVYFCDPHSPWQRGSNENMNGLVRQYLPKGTDLSVHSQEQLDAIADQINGRPRKGLGVRSPLVVYRELLLKSTQHSSLIH, translated from the coding sequence ATGCAGAGCATTTCACCGAAGCGTTACCAGCAACTCCAGCCTGAAGAGCGCGTGACGCTGGCCAGTTTGGTCCACCAGAAATTCAGTGTGCGTGCGATGTCGCGAGTGTTGTCTCGTTCGCCCAGCACCATCAGCCGGGAGCTGTCTCGCAATCGATCGCCAGCGGGCTATGGCAGTGCCGCAGCGCGAGCTTTTGTCCAGCGGCGGCGCAGGCTGAACCGCCCTCCACACAAGCTGCACTGTGAAGGCCTCCTGTTCGGGATCGTCCGTCATTTTCTGGACCTGCGGTGGTCACCCGAGCAGATTGCCCTGACACTGGCAGCGGTGTACCCCAAAGGCCATGAGCACCGCGTGTCACACGAGACCATTTACAACTGCATCTACGCCCAGCCCGTGGGCGAGCTCAAGCGCGAGCTGATCGCGACCTTGCGACACGCGCACAACAAGCGCGTGCCACGCAGCAAAGGCCAGGACCGGCGCGGACAAATCCCGGACATGCTCAGCATCCATCTGCGCCCACCGGAGATCGAAGACCGGCAGTTTCCCGGTCACTGGGAAGGTGACCTCATCAAAGGTGCGGCCAACGCCAGCGCCGTGGGCACCCTGGTCGAGCGCACCAGCCGTCTGGTGATGCTGGTCAAGTTGCCCGACTTCAAGCCAGCCAGCGCCGCCAACGTGATGCAAGCCTTCACCGACAAGCTGTTGAGCATCGCCGCACCAATGCGCCAGAGCATGACCTATGACCAGGGCCGGGAGATGGCTATGCACAAGGAGTTGAGCAAACGCACAGGCATCGCGGTGTACTTCTGTGACCCGCACAGCCCCTGGCAGCGCGGCTCCAACGAAAACATGAACGGCTTGGTACGGCAGTACCTGCCCAAAGGCACCGACCTCTCGGTCCACAGCCAAGAACAACTCGATGCCATCGCCGATCAGATCAACGGCAGACCCCGAAAGGGCTTGGGCGTACGATCACCGCTCGTGGTCTATCGAGAATTACTCCTGAAATCCACGCAGCACTCATCACTCATCCACTGA
- a CDS encoding DNA/RNA non-specific endonuclease, translating to MRRHRARAWRLAALLGWVVLAGPAQGAPAAETPCYQQCPQVNGFLAQRAMTTLDNDGFRIGWSSGRRSALWVAYQLVPGDDRRDVDPRPKGYTVDSRTRPAVRSESYRGTGFDRGHLAPNATVSRFFGAEAQQQAMHMSNIAPQTPRLNRGTWQRLEMAEVDIWLAGAQRVWVVTGPIWPKRPAKLAGGLPVPDGYYRIWVRERDGRAPTVTAFRVPQIVCGDEPPRYFRVPVADVARAAGLDFGPLQNLDEPELTVAERDAMDELPLRYARDFQKTPRPDGCVR from the coding sequence ATGCGCCGTCACCGTGCCCGAGCGTGGCGGCTGGCCGCGCTGCTGGGCTGGGTCGTGCTAGCCGGCCCGGCACAGGGCGCGCCGGCGGCCGAGACGCCGTGCTATCAGCAATGCCCGCAGGTCAATGGTTTTCTGGCGCAGCGGGCGATGACCACGCTCGACAACGATGGCTTTCGCATTGGCTGGTCCAGCGGTCGCCGCAGCGCGCTGTGGGTCGCCTACCAACTGGTGCCCGGCGATGACCGCCGCGATGTCGATCCGCGCCCCAAGGGCTACACGGTCGACTCTCGCACCCGGCCGGCGGTGCGCAGCGAGTCGTACCGTGGCACCGGCTTCGACCGCGGCCATTTGGCGCCCAATGCCACCGTGTCGCGGTTCTTCGGCGCCGAGGCCCAGCAGCAGGCCATGCACATGAGCAACATCGCGCCGCAGACGCCGCGCCTCAACCGCGGCACCTGGCAGCGGCTGGAGATGGCCGAAGTCGACATCTGGTTGGCCGGCGCGCAACGCGTTTGGGTGGTGACCGGACCGATCTGGCCCAAGCGACCGGCAAAGCTTGCGGGCGGGCTGCCGGTGCCGGACGGCTATTACCGCATCTGGGTGCGCGAGCGCGACGGTCGGGCGCCGACGGTGACCGCATTTCGCGTGCCGCAGATCGTTTGCGGTGACGAGCCGCCGCGCTATTTCCGGGTGCCGGTGGCCGATGTCGCGCGCGCCGCCGGGCTGGACTTCGGCCCCTTGCAGAACCTCGATGAACCCGAGCTCACGGTCGCCGAGCGCGACGCCATGGATGAATTGCCGCTGCGCTATGCACGTGATTTTCAGAAGACGCCACGGCCGGATGGGTGTGTGCGCTAG
- the cysG gene encoding siroheme synthase CysG has product MTWPYFPFFVRVADLEVLLVGGGEVALRKARLLNKAGARVAVVSEAVHPGFDEIDSVRVIGRQFKVEQLDGVRLCIAATDDAALNRTVAAACEARGIWVNVVDDPLASRIITPAIIDRSPILIAIGSAGQAPVLARRLRERLEGLIPQGYGRLARFIGAVRERLKGQVTPDDARRLWEAFLDGPGAEAALQGDTATAQAAVDDWLAGNPSRRGEVWLVGAGPGDPDLLTFKALRLMQSCDVVLFDRLIPDAIMDLVRRDSERVFVGKKRDQHTVPQEEINAELLRRAQAGQRVLRLKGGDPFIFGRGGEEIEPLARAGVPFQVVPGITAASGCAAYAGIPLTHRDHAQTCLFVTGHARADGQLSLPWDTLARRGQTVVVYMGLATLATLCAAFRGHGLPDDWPCAMVENGTLASQRVVTGTLADLPQRVTDAGLSGPSLLIVGTVVRLHRTLGIVTAPGMS; this is encoded by the coding sequence ATGACCTGGCCTTATTTCCCTTTCTTTGTCCGCGTTGCCGATCTTGAGGTCTTGCTGGTCGGCGGCGGTGAAGTCGCACTGCGCAAGGCGCGCCTGCTGAACAAGGCGGGTGCCCGCGTTGCCGTGGTCAGCGAAGCGGTACACCCCGGCTTCGACGAGATTGACTCGGTGCGGGTCATCGGTCGTCAGTTCAAAGTTGAACAGCTCGATGGCGTGCGGCTGTGCATCGCCGCCACCGATGACGCGGCCCTCAACCGGACGGTGGCCGCCGCCTGCGAAGCGCGCGGCATTTGGGTCAACGTTGTCGACGACCCGCTGGCGAGCCGCATCATCACGCCGGCGATCATTGACCGCAGTCCCATCCTCATTGCCATCGGCTCTGCCGGACAGGCGCCGGTGCTGGCGCGGCGGCTGCGCGAGCGGCTTGAAGGCCTCATACCTCAGGGCTATGGGCGGCTGGCGCGCTTCATCGGCGCGGTGCGTGAGCGGCTCAAAGGGCAGGTCACGCCCGATGATGCGCGGCGGTTGTGGGAGGCGTTTCTCGATGGTCCCGGCGCCGAGGCTGCGCTGCAGGGCGATACAGCAACCGCCCAGGCCGCTGTCGATGACTGGCTGGCGGGCAACCCAAGCCGTCGCGGCGAGGTCTGGCTGGTCGGCGCCGGCCCCGGCGACCCGGACCTGCTCACCTTCAAGGCCTTGCGGCTGATGCAGTCCTGCGATGTGGTGCTGTTCGACCGCCTGATCCCCGACGCCATCATGGACTTGGTGCGCCGCGACTCGGAACGGGTCTTCGTTGGCAAGAAGCGCGACCAACACACCGTGCCGCAAGAAGAAATCAACGCCGAGCTGCTGCGCCGCGCGCAGGCCGGACAGCGGGTGCTACGACTCAAGGGCGGCGACCCGTTCATCTTCGGTCGTGGCGGTGAAGAGATCGAACCGCTGGCGCGTGCCGGCGTGCCATTTCAGGTGGTGCCGGGCATCACCGCCGCCAGCGGTTGCGCGGCCTACGCCGGTATTCCGCTGACCCACCGCGATCATGCCCAGACCTGCCTGTTCGTCACCGGTCATGCCCGCGCCGACGGCCAGCTCAGCCTGCCGTGGGACACGCTGGCTCGGCGCGGCCAGACGGTGGTGGTCTACATGGGCTTGGCCACGCTCGCGACACTGTGCGCGGCATTTCGCGGTCACGGCCTACCCGACGACTGGCCCTGCGCCATGGTCGAGAACGGCACGCTTGCCAGTCAGCGCGTGGTCACCGGCACGCTGGCCGACCTGCCGCAGCGCGTCACCGACGCAGGCCTGAGCGGCCCCAGCCTGCTGATTGTCGGCACCGTGGTCCGGTTGCACCGCACCCTGGGGATCGTGACCGCGCCGGGCATGTCGTGA
- the cysB gene encoding HTH-type transcriptional regulator CysB: protein MKLRQLHYIHEVARRGLNITAAAESMFTSQPGISKQIRLLEEELGVEIFVRNGKHLAEITPAGQRILEYSTKLLQEADNILNVAAEFKQADRGDLAIATTHTQARYSLPPVITSFRERYPRVALHLHQGSPPQIAKMAAEGEADFAIATEAIEHFEQLVMLPCYRWNRCVLVRPDHRLAREHRLTLPRLAEHPIVTYTFGFTGRSKLDQAFAAHGLRHDVVLTAVDADVIKTYVRLGLGVGIVADMAYDPKVDTDLVRLPADHLFEPSITHIGFRRGLFLRGYMLDFIHAFAPHLNREAVESIASINDPEARAVAAGKLLPAGPGTG, encoded by the coding sequence ATGAAGCTTCGCCAACTCCACTATATCCACGAAGTCGCCCGGCGCGGCCTCAACATCACTGCGGCGGCTGAAAGCATGTTCACGTCGCAGCCCGGCATCTCCAAGCAAATCCGCCTGCTCGAGGAAGAACTGGGCGTCGAGATTTTCGTCCGCAACGGCAAGCACCTTGCCGAAATCACCCCGGCCGGACAGCGGATTCTTGAATACAGCACCAAGTTGCTGCAGGAAGCCGACAACATTCTCAACGTCGCCGCCGAGTTCAAGCAGGCCGACCGCGGTGATCTGGCCATCGCCACCACACACACCCAGGCGCGCTACTCGCTGCCACCAGTAATCACCTCGTTCCGCGAACGCTATCCGCGTGTGGCACTGCACCTGCATCAGGGGTCGCCACCGCAGATCGCCAAGATGGCGGCCGAGGGCGAGGCCGACTTCGCCATTGCCACCGAGGCCATCGAGCACTTCGAACAGTTGGTGATGTTGCCCTGCTACCGCTGGAATCGCTGCGTGCTGGTGCGACCCGACCACCGGCTGGCGCGCGAACACCGACTGACGCTGCCGCGGCTGGCCGAGCACCCCATCGTCACCTACACCTTCGGCTTCACCGGTCGCTCGAAACTCGACCAGGCCTTCGCCGCGCACGGTCTGCGCCACGACGTGGTGCTGACCGCGGTCGATGCCGATGTGATCAAGACCTATGTGCGGCTGGGTCTGGGCGTCGGCATCGTCGCTGACATGGCCTACGACCCCAAGGTCGACACCGACCTGGTGCGCCTGCCCGCCGATCACCTGTTCGAGCCCAGCATCACCCACATCGGCTTCCGGCGCGGGCTGTTTCTGCGCGGCTACATGCTCGACTTCATTCACGCTTTTGCCCCGCACCTCAACCGCGAGGCGGTCGAGTCCATTGCCAGCATCAACGACCCCGAGGCCCGCGCAGTGGCGGCCGGCAAACTGCTGCCGGCAGGGCCCGGCACTGGGTAA
- a CDS encoding nitrite/sulfite reductase has product MYRYDAYDHALVQQRVDQFRDQTQRFLAGELPDEEFRALRLRNGLYIQRFAPMLRVSVPYGLLSSPQLRTLGHIARRYDKGYGHFSTRQNIQYNWPKLEEVPDILAELAKVEMHAIQTSGNCIRNITTDHLAGVAADEIVDSRPYCELTRQWATFHPEFNWLPRKFKIAFASSTGDRAATLVHDIGAHIVRNEAGELGYTIYVGGGLGRTPIIGQKLCDFLPEVDLLSYFEAILRVYNLWGRRDNIYKARIKILVKERGVAAFREAVEAEWNAGLRGGDLTLTRDAIDRFKRHFDAHPYRADAANDDSFTAAQATDTAFAAFCKRNVHAHRAPGYKVVFISLKPQGVAPGDISADQLDVVADLAERYSFGEARSTHDQNLVLAEVAQGDVYAVWQTLKQHGLATPNIGLLTDMICCPGLDFCSLANASSISVADDIYARFDALDDQYDIGELKLKMSGCMNGCGHHSVGHIGILGVDKKGEEWYQLTLGGSAENDATLGDRTGPSVARTEVAEAVERIIQTYLDQREGEDETFLECYRRIGMKPFKQQIYA; this is encoded by the coding sequence ATGTACCGCTACGACGCCTACGACCACGCGCTGGTCCAGCAACGGGTCGACCAGTTCCGCGACCAGACGCAACGCTTTCTGGCCGGCGAACTGCCCGACGAGGAATTTCGTGCCCTGCGGCTGCGCAACGGTCTTTACATTCAGCGCTTTGCGCCGATGCTGCGCGTGTCGGTGCCGTACGGGCTGCTGTCATCGCCGCAACTGCGCACCCTGGGCCACATTGCGCGCCGCTACGACAAGGGCTACGGCCACTTCAGCACGCGCCAGAACATCCAATACAACTGGCCCAAGCTGGAAGAAGTGCCCGACATCCTCGCCGAGCTGGCCAAGGTCGAGATGCACGCCATCCAGACCTCGGGCAACTGCATCCGAAATATCACCACCGACCACTTGGCCGGGGTTGCGGCCGACGAGATCGTTGACTCGCGCCCGTACTGCGAACTGACGCGCCAGTGGGCGACGTTTCACCCCGAGTTCAACTGGCTGCCGCGCAAGTTCAAGATTGCCTTTGCCTCCAGCACCGGCGACCGCGCAGCCACCCTGGTGCACGACATTGGCGCGCACATCGTCCGCAACGAAGCGGGCGAGCTGGGCTACACCATTTATGTCGGCGGCGGCCTGGGGCGTACACCCATCATCGGCCAGAAGCTCTGCGATTTTCTGCCCGAAGTGGACCTGCTGAGCTATTTCGAAGCCATTTTGCGCGTCTACAACCTGTGGGGCCGCCGCGACAACATCTATAAGGCGCGCATTAAGATTCTGGTGAAAGAGCGCGGCGTGGCCGCCTTTCGCGAGGCCGTCGAAGCCGAGTGGAACGCCGGCCTGCGCGGCGGCGACCTGACCCTGACGCGCGACGCCATCGACCGCTTCAAGCGCCATTTCGATGCGCATCCCTATCGCGCTGACGCCGCCAACGACGACAGCTTTACCGCTGCACAGGCGACCGACACGGCCTTCGCCGCCTTTTGCAAACGCAACGTGCACGCACACCGCGCCCCCGGCTACAAGGTGGTGTTCATCTCACTCAAGCCGCAGGGCGTGGCCCCCGGTGACATCAGCGCCGATCAACTCGATGTGGTGGCCGACCTTGCCGAGCGTTACAGCTTTGGCGAGGCGCGTTCCACCCACGACCAGAATCTGGTGTTGGCCGAAGTGGCGCAGGGCGATGTCTACGCCGTCTGGCAAACCTTGAAACAACATGGCCTGGCGACGCCCAACATCGGTTTGCTGACCGACATGATCTGCTGCCCGGGGCTGGACTTCTGCTCGCTGGCCAACGCCAGCTCCATCTCGGTGGCCGACGACATCTATGCCCGCTTCGATGCCCTGGACGACCAGTACGACATTGGCGAACTCAAGCTGAAAATGAGCGGCTGCATGAACGGCTGCGGTCACCACAGCGTCGGCCACATTGGCATTCTCGGCGTCGATAAAAAGGGCGAGGAGTGGTACCAGCTCACCCTCGGCGGCAGCGCCGAAAATGACGCCACGCTGGGCGATCGCACCGGCCCATCCGTAGCCCGCACCGAGGTTGCCGAGGCCGTGGAACGCATCATCCAAACCTATCTCGACCAGCGTGAAGGCGAGGATGAAACCTTCCTCGAATGCTATCGCCGCATCGGCATGAAGCCGTTCAAGCAGCAGATCTACGCATGA